A part of Capsicum annuum cultivar UCD-10X-F1 chromosome 6, UCD10Xv1.1, whole genome shotgun sequence genomic DNA contains:
- the LOC107872763 gene encoding uncharacterized protein LOC107872763 produces the protein MSEICKNNHLFTDSSSSSLFKCTHSHPYLFNNSRVSFLIIRLSAFSSSSANEGVVFGIFLGVSFPTLPLSKVKLPSNLLGLIDLTYIEDKYSGFSTEYPLNVLSILGATKVVHKGILTQRLILFLIMMYWLWTLYQVYTLNIPIYPLLLHTIKKTKWHVNM, from the exons atgagcGAAATTtgtaaa AATAATCATCTCTTCACCGACTCTTCGTCATCTTCACTCTTCAAATGTACTCACTCTCATCCATATCTGTTTAACAACTCTCGCGTATCTTTCTTGATCATTCGTCTCTCtgctttttcatcttcttcagctAATGAAG GAGTTGTGTTTGGTATTTTCTTAGGTGTATCATTTCCTACACTTCCATTATCCAAG GTGAAGTTACCTTCTAATCTTTTGGGGTTAATTGATCTCACTTACATTGAGGACAAGTATTCAGGCTTCTCAACCGAATATCCATTAAATGTATTGTCTATCTTAGGAGCCACAAAGGTCGTTCACAAAGGCATTCTGACACAAAG GTTGATCTTATTTCTGATTATGATGTATTGGCTTTGGACTCTGTATCAG GTTTACACTTTGAATATTCCTATTTATCCGTTGCTGCTCCACACTATAAAGAAGACTAAATGGCATGTAAATATGTAA